Proteins co-encoded in one Vibrio aquimaris genomic window:
- a CDS encoding c-type cytochrome, giving the protein MNKLALILSLLASCSVWAQGSIEAGKGKSQTCVACHGADGNSQLAMYPKIAGQHAKYIEKQLREFKLGMTSNGKQGRYDPVMSGMAMPLSEQDMKDLAAYYSSLPISNNTTPENVVQKGKALYTAGDAERGLTACIACHGPRGNGTELSGFPKISGQHADYIKAQLEKFRDGNRANDMNGMMRDIAKKLTDEDIDTLSKYVGGLH; this is encoded by the coding sequence ATGAATAAATTAGCGCTAATCTTGAGTCTTTTAGCCAGCTGCTCTGTATGGGCTCAAGGCAGTATCGAAGCTGGAAAAGGAAAATCTCAAACTTGTGTTGCTTGTCATGGTGCTGACGGCAACAGTCAACTCGCAATGTATCCTAAGATTGCAGGTCAACATGCTAAATATATCGAGAAGCAGCTTAGAGAGTTTAAGCTAGGTATGACCAGCAACGGTAAGCAAGGACGTTATGATCCTGTCATGAGTGGAATGGCCATGCCTCTATCTGAGCAGGACATGAAGGACCTTGCGGCCTACTACTCGTCATTACCGATTTCGAATAATACCACTCCAGAAAACGTTGTGCAAAAGGGCAAAGCCTTATACACAGCAGGTGACGCTGAACGCGGTCTTACCGCCTGTATTGCTTGTCACGGCCCTCGTGGGAATGGTACTGAGCTTTCAGGTTTCCCTAAAATTTCTGGTCAGCATGCTGACTACATCAAAGCTCAGTTAGAAAAATTCCGTGACGGTAATCGTGCTAATGATATGAATGGCATGATGCGTGACATCGCTAAGAAACTGACTGATGAAGACATAGACACTTTGTCGAAATATGTTGGTGGCCTGCATTAA
- a CDS encoding class I SAM-dependent methyltransferase — translation MNYCPLCHSSALLDYYQDKRRAYLQCQECELVYVDPEQRLDAKAEKAHYDLHENDPNDDGYRNFLSRIADSMLERIKPSSEGLDFGCGPGPTLSLMLEEQGHKMSLYDLYYYPSSEVLARTYDFVTATEVIEHLYHPDKVWQQWLNLVKPGGWIGLMTKMVIDVEAFAKWHYKNDPTHVVFFSRNTFKYLAERDKLKLEFVGNDVILLRKPQ, via the coding sequence ATGAATTACTGCCCACTTTGCCATAGTTCCGCACTCTTGGATTATTATCAGGATAAACGTCGTGCTTATCTTCAGTGTCAAGAATGTGAACTAGTCTATGTGGATCCTGAACAAAGATTGGATGCAAAAGCGGAAAAAGCCCACTACGATCTGCATGAGAACGATCCAAATGATGATGGCTACCGTAACTTCTTATCAAGGATCGCCGATTCTATGCTAGAGCGCATAAAGCCTAGCTCAGAAGGCCTAGATTTTGGCTGTGGACCCGGCCCGACGCTATCTTTGATGTTAGAAGAGCAGGGACATAAAATGTCTTTGTACGACCTTTATTATTACCCTAGCTCTGAGGTATTGGCGCGTACTTATGATTTTGTGACTGCCACGGAAGTGATTGAGCATCTCTATCATCCAGATAAGGTGTGGCAGCAATGGTTAAATTTAGTTAAGCCTGGTGGCTGGATTGGCCTGATGACCAAGATGGTTATCGATGTTGAGGCGTTTGCAAAATGGCACTATAAAAATGACCCAACTCATGTGGTCTTTTTTAGCCGCAATACGTTTAAGTATTTGGCTGAGCGGGATAAGCTCAAACTCGAATTTGTTGGAAATGATGTAATTCTACTGAGGAAACCCCAGTAA